In the Pygocentrus nattereri isolate fPygNat1 chromosome 19, fPygNat1.pri, whole genome shotgun sequence genome, one interval contains:
- the LOC108424029 gene encoding gamma-crystallin M2-like isoform X1, with protein MGRVIFYEDRNFMGRSYECSSDCSDMSSYLSRCHSCRVESGCWMVYDRPNYMGRQYFMRRGEYADCMGMLGMTDWIRSCRMIPMYRGSYRMRMYERENFMGQMMEVTEDCESIMDRYHWSGGCQSCHVMDGHWLMYEQPHYRGRMWYFRPGEYRNFREVMGMSGMRFMSMRRIMDSWY; from the exons ATGGGCAGG GTCATCTTCTACGAGGACAGGAACTTCATGGGCCGCTCCTATGAGTGCAGCAGCGACTGTTCCGATATGTCCTCCTACCTGAGCCGCTGCCACTCCTGCAGGGTGGAGAGCGGCTGCTGGATGGTCTACGACCGCCCCAACTACATGGGAAGACAGTATTTCATGAGGAGGGGCGAGTACGCCGACTGCATGGGCATGCTGGGAATGACCGACTGGATCAGGTCTTGCCGCATGATCCCCATG TACAGGGGATCCTACCGCATGAGGATGTATGAGAGGGAGAACTTCATGGGCCAGATGATGGAGGTGACCGAGGACTGCGAGTCCATCATGGACCGCTACCACTGGTCCGGCGGCTGCCAGTCTTGCCACGTGATGGACGGCCACTGGCTCATGTACGAGCAGCCCCACTACAGAGGCAGGATGTGGTACTTCAGGCCCGGAGAGTACAGGAACTTCAGGGAGGTGATGGGAATGAGCGGCATGAGGTTCATGAGCATGAGGCGCATCATGGATTCCTGGTATTAA
- the LOC108424029 gene encoding gamma-crystallin M2-like isoform X2: MVSVVIFYEDRNFMGRSYECSSDCSDMSSYLSRCHSCRVESGCWMVYDRPNYMGRQYFMRRGEYADCMGMLGMTDWIRSCRMIPMYRGSYRMRMYERENFMGQMMEVTEDCESIMDRYHWSGGCQSCHVMDGHWLMYEQPHYRGRMWYFRPGEYRNFREVMGMSGMRFMSMRRIMDSWY; this comes from the exons ATGGTCAGTGTG GTCATCTTCTACGAGGACAGGAACTTCATGGGCCGCTCCTATGAGTGCAGCAGCGACTGTTCCGATATGTCCTCCTACCTGAGCCGCTGCCACTCCTGCAGGGTGGAGAGCGGCTGCTGGATGGTCTACGACCGCCCCAACTACATGGGAAGACAGTATTTCATGAGGAGGGGCGAGTACGCCGACTGCATGGGCATGCTGGGAATGACCGACTGGATCAGGTCTTGCCGCATGATCCCCATG TACAGGGGATCCTACCGCATGAGGATGTATGAGAGGGAGAACTTCATGGGCCAGATGATGGAGGTGACCGAGGACTGCGAGTCCATCATGGACCGCTACCACTGGTCCGGCGGCTGCCAGTCTTGCCACGTGATGGACGGCCACTGGCTCATGTACGAGCAGCCCCACTACAGAGGCAGGATGTGGTACTTCAGGCCCGGAGAGTACAGGAACTTCAGGGAGGTGATGGGAATGAGCGGCATGAGGTTCATGAGCATGAGGCGCATCATGGATTCCTGGTATTAA
- the LOC108424029 gene encoding gamma-crystallin M2-like isoform X3 translates to MGRSYECSSDCSDMSSYLSRCHSCRVESGCWMVYDRPNYMGRQYFMRRGEYADCMGMLGMTDWIRSCRMIPMYRGSYRMRMYERENFMGQMMEVTEDCESIMDRYHWSGGCQSCHVMDGHWLMYEQPHYRGRMWYFRPGEYRNFREVMGMSGMRFMSMRRIMDSWY, encoded by the exons ATGGGCCGCTCCTATGAGTGCAGCAGCGACTGTTCCGATATGTCCTCCTACCTGAGCCGCTGCCACTCCTGCAGGGTGGAGAGCGGCTGCTGGATGGTCTACGACCGCCCCAACTACATGGGAAGACAGTATTTCATGAGGAGGGGCGAGTACGCCGACTGCATGGGCATGCTGGGAATGACCGACTGGATCAGGTCTTGCCGCATGATCCCCATG TACAGGGGATCCTACCGCATGAGGATGTATGAGAGGGAGAACTTCATGGGCCAGATGATGGAGGTGACCGAGGACTGCGAGTCCATCATGGACCGCTACCACTGGTCCGGCGGCTGCCAGTCTTGCCACGTGATGGACGGCCACTGGCTCATGTACGAGCAGCCCCACTACAGAGGCAGGATGTGGTACTTCAGGCCCGGAGAGTACAGGAACTTCAGGGAGGTGATGGGAATGAGCGGCATGAGGTTCATGAGCATGAGGCGCATCATGGATTCCTGGTATTAA